The nucleotide window CAGTGCCGACAGCGACGGCCATGGCCTGGTGCTGCGGCCGAAACCGACGGTTCGCGGCCAGCAGACCGCCTTTGTCGTCGGTCCGCCGGGCGCGGTGATCCATACGGACGCGAGCACCGCATGGGGCACGCTGGAAAGCGAGCGGGTTCATCATCGCCGTTATGCTACCCGCGCCAGGCGCAAGCCTCTATTCAGGAAATGCATCGAGATTTTTTACAACCGGTAGCCGCGCCATTCCCGCATCGGATTTGTTCCGCCTACGGCTGTTCGCTGAATCCTTCAGCAAACAGCCGCAGGCGGCTTAAGACAAGCGTGTCCGATATTGACTGTACACCTCAGTATAACGAGGTGGGTACAAGGCCATATTTCCGCAGAGGTTCAATTGAAAAACTCCGCCAGGATAATAATATGGTAATCAGCATTCTTAATTTTGAAATGGATTCGTTCCCATGGCTAAGAAACGGAAAAGCCACGAAACTGGTGTAATTGCGCGGTTCAGCAAGAAAAAACCGGCATCTCAAGTTGCTACGTCTTTTTCTCTCGTTAAAAAAACATACCCAGACGCTGTAGAGCTGACTGGGACACCCCCTGGGACACGCGGAATGCTTCTGCTCAGCGGATGTTTTGGTGTAGCGATAGGGGTGGTCTCTGCTAATCAGATTGTGGAGAATTTTTTTGGAAATGCGGAGTTGCGTGTTGCACATATAATTACAAGCATTGGTTACCTTGCCATTATTGTAGCTGCTATTTACTTGACTACTCTCTGTATGAGGTTGGAGTTATTCAAGCCAGAGGACGAGCCGATAATATTTGACCGAAGACACCGTAAGGTCTACAGAGTATTTATGGATAGCAATTTGAGCTGGAAGGGGCTTTTCCAGCCATGGCCGGTTCGTGTGGCAGAACATGATTGGGATCTGACTGTGGCTGAACACCATGTTTCAGTGGACGCAAACACTGCGACCATATCAAGAGTGCATGCACTGATATTTCAAGTGAGAAAAAGCCGCGCCAATGCTGAGATCGTTGACGGGTTTTCTGTGGGGAGCAGTCTGCAGCTGGGGGAGCTAACTGTTCCGGTGGTTTGGGAGTATATCCGGCGATTTATGGAAGAGAATGGAGAGCACTTGCCCAACGGTGAACATGTGATTGAAATAAAGAAGCCTGCATCGCTTTGGGAATCAATTTTGGCTGTGGGTTTATATGGAGAAAATTTCCGGATATAGTGGAGATCTGAATGGCTACTAACTATAGTTGCTCTGATTTTCTCACCCATCGTATATCCTGTACTGTTTTTGTTGGGGATATTCGTCTGGTTAGGGTACAAGACAAGTACGCCGATTGCTTGGCCAGAAACCATTATGCAAAAGATTGGAACGCCGTTGCAGTGAGTCTCCGCCGAACTACCTCCAGTTTTTCTAGAGTAGCCAGTTTTGAATCTTAAAGATAAGTAGCTAGTCTCGGGCTGACTTCGTTGGCATAGCAATTACGTTGTCTTATCGCAGCCGTCGGCGGTGGCCGTGACAACGAAGGCGGCGGCGGCAACGCCATCGCCTTCACCGAGCCCCAGCTGCAGGTATCCAGCCTGGCCGGCATCGTCGCCACCACCCCGGCCGGCACGCTTGTCTCGGCCGGCACCACCACGAGTTTCGGAGCGGGGCGGTGCGGCTTCAGTACACGGGTAGCCATGATTCTTGCACGGTTCTCCTTTGTGAGTGCCAACTGCCGCTGGCTGGCCTTGCAGTCGTGCGAAATCCTGCAGTGGCCAGCGAAGTGATGGCGCCGGGACGTCAGGCGGCATAAATCCCCAAGGCACTTGGCGTCGTAGAGTCAATATCGGAAATACATGACTCCGTACTCCATTGAATCGTTGGGCTGGTGCCGGCCTTTGGAAGATTTCACCAGGTCAGTACTTTTCGGGTTGGGCAAACCGAGGGTGGAGAATACTTTTTCGGCCACCTTGGCAAAGGGTGCCCACCTTCTGGTCATGTCGTGGGTAGCAATCGCGATGACGACGTGCATTCCCAGCATGAACCATCTGAAATCTTCATCAAAAAAGCTAGCCCAGGCCTGTTCGAGTGTGACCTCATCCACGCTACTCATCAAAACCAGCATGCCCACGTCGAAAAACAGCGAAACATAGAGCCACCACTTGATCGCATTCTTGACGTGAGGGACCATCGACCTGCTGCAGTGCGGGTAAAGCGCCACCGTTCGATCGGCCGGCCTGGCCATTCCCAGCAGTTCGTAATGGTCGGTTCGCCATTCCACCGCTGCATCGACGATATCGCCGTCCTTGAACGGGCTGCGCCACAGCCATCCGCTAACCTTCATTCCATCGATATCGCATCGCACATAATCCGCCTCCTCTTCCATTGCGCTGGCATTGCTGGCGACGGACATCGCCTGCCCACCCATTTCGGCCAGTGAAGCCGCAATGGCGATCAGTCCTAACTTGGTCTGGTCGCTTCTAGTGAAGAAAAAGCTCGCGCTCTCGCTCGTCACCGTATAGTTGCTTATTTTCCCGCTCAGCTTTACCAGGCCGGCGGGCGCAGGATGATCCAAGAAATTTGTCATTTGACGTCGAAGATGTATGGCGCTATCGCCGGAGGGATATCCGACGCGCACTGCGTGTTCGGATGCGAAGGCAGTTCGACCCGTCCCGCATCAGCCAGTGGGACTGCCCGGTCATTATCGCATTGATATGAATCGCCGAAAAATGCCAACATGGCGGGTCAGCTCGCGGTTTGTCACGGGCCAGCGCGCGGCCGGTTGGCATGTCATGGCCTGGAACAGGGCGGGCCATGAGAATCCTCGTTATGGAAAGGTATTTACGATGTGTTCCATCCGACTGCGCCGCAAGATAGGAAGCGCTGTCGCACGAAGCGGTTCGTCTTCAGGCCGCTTTTGGAAAGTAATAGGGCATTGCTCGGCCATGGTGTCGGTTCTTTGCTCCCCCTCTGTATCCGCCGATCCATCGGACCTTGACCAACAGAGCGCGGCGTTGCGTACTTTGTATGACGACGCGGAAGTCAACCGTTACGTATGCAGCGACGATCCCGCCTGCGACTTTGAAGAGTTTTCGAGCCGATTGGACGCCCGGAACGTCGCCTTGACTTCTTCCAGCGCACCCTCATTCTTGATGGGTATGCAGGTCGAACCTGCGCGCAAGGGGAGACTGTATTTTTCCGCCATATTCGTGAAGGAAAAGCTTGGCTACCGGTTGGCATTCGCACCCGACCTGGGATTCAGCGACGTGAAATTGTTGCGACAACAGGACGGCGGGTATTACATGCTCCGCGCTGTGGAAAGGGACTCGGCAGAGGCGTGGAAAGAGTTCGACTTCCGATATGATCCAATTGCTCAACAATATATCCAGGTTCGAACGCGCTGCTATTATGTGGGCACTTCTGGCAAGGTAATCCAGGCCGGATGCGGTTGACCGATCGGCCTGGATTCCATTGCTGCTGTCGAAGGCGGCCTGGCGATCAGATGTCTCCTGATTTCAGGAACCCGTAGAGCAGGCGACGCTCTGCAAAGATGTCCTGCCCAGGCACCGCGACAGGATATCGTTGCAGGGCCAACCCATGATTTCATCCACTTTCACGCATCATTTCGAACGGGGCCTGGTCCTCTTCACAAGTCTCCCTTGCGCATTTGCTGTGCTCGGCGGTTCGGCCATCGCGCACGAAACCATGGGCAGCGATGCGGCGTTGATATTCCTGCTCACAGGTGCAACCTGGCTATTGCTTGGAACTATCGGGCTGCTGGCTTTACGAAAATGGGCTACGCGGCGCGCGTCGGTGTATGCGCTGTATGCGGCATGGGCAGGCCTTGCCGGTATCAGTACGCTTGCTGTCA belongs to Pseudoduganella albidiflava and includes:
- a CDS encoding DUF6708 domain-containing protein, with translation MAKKRKSHETGVIARFSKKKPASQVATSFSLVKKTYPDAVELTGTPPGTRGMLLLSGCFGVAIGVVSANQIVENFFGNAELRVAHIITSIGYLAIIVAAIYLTTLCMRLELFKPEDEPIIFDRRHRKVYRVFMDSNLSWKGLFQPWPVRVAEHDWDLTVAEHHVSVDANTATISRVHALIFQVRKSRANAEIVDGFSVGSSLQLGELTVPVVWEYIRRFMEENGEHLPNGEHVIEIKKPASLWESILAVGLYGENFRI
- a CDS encoding putative type VI secretion system effector, translating into MTNFLDHPAPAGLVKLSGKISNYTVTSESASFFFTRSDQTKLGLIAIAASLAEMGGQAMSVASNASAMEEEADYVRCDIDGMKVSGWLWRSPFKDGDIVDAAVEWRTDHYELLGMARPADRTVALYPHCSRSMVPHVKNAIKWWLYVSLFFDVGMLVLMSSVDEVTLEQAWASFFDEDFRWFMLGMHVVIAIATHDMTRRWAPFAKVAEKVFSTLGLPNPKSTDLVKSSKGRHQPNDSMEYGVMYFRY